TCAGCTCTTGAAGCATTGGGATATACCAGTGATTGAGAGAAGAGTTTCGATGGAAGAACTCATTCAGGCTCATCATGATGGAAAGCTTGAGGAGGCTTTTGGAACGGGTACAGCTGCCGTTGTTTCCCCGGTGGGCGAACTGTTATGGGAAGACAATGTGCTTGAGATTAATGGCGGCCAGATTGGAGAAATCTCTCAAAAATTATATGATACATTAACAGGCATTCAAACGGGGAAAGTTGAGGATCCGTTTAACTGGGTATCAGAAGTTGGTACATCATCATCATCTAAATCACATGCCATCTAAATAAGGAATACAGGGAAGGGAGAATAGGCAATGGCTATTCTCCCTTCCTTTTTTTACTCAATTAGTTAAATGATTTAATTATTAACAAGATTAAATATTGAATGGTATAATATATTTATTCAATCAGAAAATACTTGAAGCGAGGTTCAGTGATTTGACTAATCAAGAGGTTATTTTAGACCAGTTGGAAGAATGGCTTGTACCAGTTATTAGAGGGCTGATTTCTGAACTATATGAGTTGAAGGATTTAGGGATTACTGGTTCGCAATTCCATCTTCTCAATACGATTCATAAGGAAAAAGTGTCCAACGTGAAACGTTTGGCAGAAGAGTTGGATGTAAAGTCTAGTGCGATTACCGTTATGCTTGAGAGACTGGTACAGAGTGGACTTGTATCTCGTGTTCAAGATGAGAGTGATCGCCGTTCGGTGCTAGTGACCTTAACCGACGCAGGGGAAGAAGTATTGGTTAAGGCTAAGAATTACTCAAGGGACATTCTGATGAATTATGCGAGATTATTGGATGAGGATGAACAAGTCATCATTCAAAGAGTAATCAAGAAATTTGCGGATTATCAATCCGTCAAAAAGAGTCACAGTAGCAATAACTAAGAAAAATAGAGAAGAAAAGAGGGAGAATAGTGGTAAAGAAACATAAAAAAGCTCCGTTTTGGAAGCTGTTATTAAGATTCCTGTTCATAACGATTGGTGCCGTCCTCATGGCGGTATCACTAGAGTACTTTTTAGTGCCGAACAGCGTGGTGGACGGAGGGATAACAGGTATATCGATTATCTTATCTGAAGTAACTAAAGTACAATTAGGGATCTTTATCTTCGTGATAAACCTTCCATTCCTCTATTTAGGGTATAAACAGATTGGTAAGACCTTTGCCTTGTCTACCGCATACGGAATTGTCATTCTTTCTTTGAGTACCGCTCTTTTCCACCATGCCGAACCGTTTACGGATGACAGAATTCTGGCTGTTCTGTTTGGCGGATTAATTTTAGGTCTTGGGGTTGGTACAGTCATTCGTGCCGGCGGATCGCTTGATGGGACGGAAATAGTCGCCATTCTCTTTTCGAAGAAAATGCGTTTGCCAGTCGGACAGATTATCATGTTCATCAACTTCTTCATCTTTATCATCGCTGGGTTTGTGTATGGATGGGATTCTGCTATGTACTCCATGTTTACGTATTATATAGCTGCTAAAGTGATGGATATCGTTGTTGAAGGTCTGAATGAATCCCGTTCTGCCACAATTATTTCGAAAGAGTATGAAGAAATCTCTCAAGCCATCCAAGACCGTTTGGGCCGATCCACCACCTTCCTTTATGCAAAGGGCGGTTATTTGCAAGAAGATACACAAATGATTTATTGCGTTCTGACGAGGCTGGAATTGACCAAGCTGAAGGATATCGTGCATGATATTGATGAGAATGCTTTTATAGCCATTGAAAATGTAGCAGATGTCATGGGCGGTAATTTCGAGAAGAAGAACATCCATTAATCATTAAGAATAGAAGATTGTATAAAAAGATTCATAAAAGGGTGCTTGGCCTTTTTATGAATCTTTTTTCATGGGAAGATTATCTTTACTCAGATACGGGAATAGTCGTCTATTAGGGAGGTAATAACCATGAAAGATAAACCAATTATCGGATTAACAAGTAATTTATATGAGGTAGAAGGTATTGAAAGTACAATCATCTACTTACAATATTCAGAGGCTGTAAAGAAGGCGGGAGGAATTCCAATTATTTTCCCGCTCGGTGATGAGGATATCGCTAAGGTATGGATTTCCATGGTCGATGGTGTATTGCTAACGGGCGGCATTGACGTTCATCCGAAGTTTTATGGAGAGGAGCCTAGTGAAAATCTCGGTGTAACAGATGAAAGGCTGGATAAATCGGATTTAGCCGTTATTAAAGAGGCAAGGAAGCAGAAGAAACCCCTCTTTGGGATTTGCAGGGGCTCCCACTTAATTAATGTTGCTCTTGGCGGAACTCTCCATCAGCATCTTGATGATGAAGATCCTATCCGTAATCTTGATCACTTAACCGATGTTGAGAGGCCTGAGACGGTTCATGAAATAACCGTAGAAAAGGATACCCGATTCCACGAAATCTTGAAAAAGGATAAGGCGAAGGTGAACAGCTTCCATCATCAAGGGGTAAAGAAACTGGGCGGTGGCTTGAGATGCGCTGCTAAGGCGGAAGACGGCTTAATCGAGGCCTTCGAGGGAAAAGCTGAGCCAATCATTGGGACGCAATTTCACCCTGAGGAATTGAGCGAGCATGACTTCAGTATGGAGAGATTGCTGAAGTATTTCGTGAGCATGTGTAAATAATTCGTTTTGATGTAGGGAATATGCCTATCGGTTAACTCAGATGGGTGAATTCATAGCTTATTAATTTTTTGTCTTGAAGGATGCAGACATGCTTTAATGGTTCACGGCAGTTTAATACATTCAGCAAATAGTGAGGAATCATTTCTCCGGCACCTAACTGGCCGGGGGCTAGCAGCCATGAAATCTTTTTCCAATCCAGTATCCCTTCAGCTGTCTTTTGGGGTGTTTCATAGTGAGTGGCACTAGGGATATCAGCTAAGAAAACATAAAGGCCGTCTTGATAACCAAGATCTGTTTCCCATGTGATGATTCCTTTGAAGGTGACTTCTTCCGGCTTTATCGAAATACCTGTTTCTTCATCAATCTCTCTTATGATGCAGTCCAGAGGAGTTTCGCCTTCTTTCATCTTTCCGCCGATACCGTTCCACAATCCTTGAACAGGGGCAAAATCCCTGTTCAGCATAAGGATTTCGTCCTTTCTTTTTAGAAAACATAAGGTGTATTTATACAAAGTATCTCTCCCCTTCAACCATATTATCTTTTAAAGCAATAGCAGCAAATGGAAGTCTCCCTGAAAATATAGTACATTAAGAAGGAAGATACTATCAAACAGGAGACTAGAATTTTATGCATAATGAAGCGAAGAAAGTCAAAGATTCGTTAACGTATTTAACCGATTTGATCCTGCCTGCTGACACAAACCATTATGGGACGGTATTTGGCGGAAAGGTAATGGCGTATGTCGATAAAATTGCCGGCATTGCTGCGATGCGTCATTGCCGCAAACCTGTCGTGACTGCTTCAGGAGATTCATTAGATTTCCATGCCCCTATCAAGTCAGGGGAAGCCATTAATCTTGAGGCATTTGTCACATGGGCTCATAAAACATCCATGGTTGTCTATGTGAAGGTGGAAGGAGAAAATCTTATGACAGGTGAGCGCCGCTTGACCTCTGAGGCCTATCTAACGATGATTGCTGTCGATGAAGCGGGCAGGCCATCACCGGTACCGGCTATCATTCCGGAGACAGAGCTTGAAATCAGCCTGTATAAACGCGCCGAAGAACGCTACTTTGATCGAAAAAAACAAACAAAATAGACAAGCCTGCTTCTATTATAAGCCCCTTCGTCATACTAGTTAGTAATAGATGATGAGGGGGCTTACCTATGCAAGGAGGAAATGAATTAATTCAGGCCTTATACTTATGCGGAGAGGACTGCAGCAGTACGGCCATTGAAGCCTTTGCAGCCGCAAATGCAGGAGAAATCGAGCTAGCCCACAAGAAATTGAAAGAGGCGGATGACTCGTTTAATTATGGACGAGCCATCCAGTTGTCTATTATCAAAAACATGGATGGCAGAGAGAATCGTGAAAAGGTTGTTGCTGAAAACTATCTGCTTCTGGCCATGAACATGAATGATATGATTCGTGAATACGTGAAAAGGTTATAAATCAGTTTTTTGGCGGGTTAATTCTTAATTGCTCCATAGCCATTCTCGTTAATTCCTTTACCATGCCTCCGCCTAACGCTCCGCCAATTTTCCCGGCGTCTTCCGCGGTGATTTTGCCATTATAGCCATGTGCAAGCGGAATGTTTTTTTCTTTAGCAATTTCATACTTTGCTTTTTCTGGATCATCCGTATGGGCGATTTGTGCTTTTAAGCGGTCGAGAGCTTGCCTTGATTCTGGAATCATGATTTTTGTTCTTCTTGCCATTTTTCTTCCTCCTTTTTCATTAAAGTATCCAGAGGGGAGTCAAATTAGTCTTGTCTGGTATAATGGAAATAACGTTCACTAATAGAACATGAGAGAGTTATAGGGGGATTAGAATTTAGATGAGATTAGTGTCATGGAATGTCAACGGCTTAAGAGCATGTGTGGGGAAAGGCTTCTTGGAGGTCTTTCAAAACCTTGATGCAGATGTGTTCTGTGTTCAGGAAACAAAGCTTCAGGAAGGTCAAATTGCCCTCGAGCTAGAAGGATATCACCAATACTGGAACTATGCGGTTAAGAAAGGGTATTCCGGAACAGCCGTATTTACTAAGGAAAAGCCAAAGTCAGTTTCTTATGGAATCGGCAAGGATGAATATGATGTTGAAGGCAGGGCCATAACCCTTGAGTTCGAAAGCTACTACCTCGTAAATGTCTATACGCCTAATTCACAGCGGGATTTGGCGAGACTTGGATATCGCCTCGTTTGGGAAGATTTATTGAAGGATTATTTACTGGAGCTTGGCGAGAAGAAGCCAGTTATTCTTACTGGAGACTTGAATGTGGCCCACTCTGAAATTGATTTAAAAAATGCAAAATCCAATCGGGGCAATTCAGGATTCACCGATGAGGAAAGGCAAAAGATGACGGAGCTCCTTGAATCAGGATTTGTTGATTCATTCCGTCATTTGCACCCGGAATTGACTGATCATTATACATGGTGGTCGTATATGAGCCGCGTTCGCGAACGTAATATCGGCTGGAGAATTGACTACTTCATCGTGCAAAGCTCAATTGCTGACAAAATAAAGGCAGCCAGCATCCATTCGGAAATTATGGGTAGTGATCATTGCCCGATTTCGGTGGAGATAGATTTATAAGGAAGAAACAACACCATTCCAGGAACAAACGGAATGGTGTTTTTATTATTCAAGGCTGTTTTCGTAAAGATTGTTGCTATTGAATAAAAAGGGAAACTGCTATTCATATTATGGTGCAATCGAGAAGAGAGCACCTTCTTGAACAAAAAGGGTAGTTTAGTTTAATAAGGTTTTGATGAATAACATAAAGAACAATATTAAAGTGAACTGAGGAATAAGTTTATTAAGGACTGTTATATGGATTAGTTGTTATTGTCGTTTTACATTTCCTTAGAATATTTATATAAATAAAAGATGAACACACCGTACACAAGTAAGTAAGCAAAGACAAGTAAAAGGATAATTGATAAGTCTGCATTCAGGAAAACAAAAATCAGCATTAGTATGGTTAAAATATAACCCATTGCATCAAAACCTTTTGCCTTTGCGTTATTATTAATAGCGATATTTCTTTCATCTTTTTCTTCAATTGAAGCTTTTCGTTTATATTCTGGATTTTTTTCAGCAATCGCAATTACAATTATTTGAGCCAAACTAAGACCAAATAGTCCAGCTCCAATCCCAATAAGAAGTCCAGGTATCGTATTTCCTGTAATTACAAACTTTCCAATAGCAACAAAGATTGCTGCCAAAACTGTTAGGGCTAAATATATTTTTATCTTTTTATTTTTCATTTTCTTCACTCTCCTCATAAATAAAAATGTCTTCAATACTGACCTCAAACAGTCGAGCGATTTTAAAAGCTAAAATGATAGAGGGATTATAACGACCGTTTTCAAGTGAGCCAATGGTTTGGCGAGAGACTTCTAAGCGATCTGCTAACTCCTCCTGTTTGATGCCGTGCTTCTTTCTCAACTCAGCAAGTCTATTTTTCATCCCCTAGCCTCCTTATTTGATGGAAAGTTAACTTTCCATCAAGTTCATTATATTTGAAAACCTTCACCACGTAAAGTTTGCTTTCCATAACAAAAGTCAATTTAGGCAAAACTCTATCCCGATTTCCTTTAACTAACAGAAGCAAATCAATTTCAAGGATTTTAATAAGGTCTCTTTTTTGAAAGTAACTAACGGGTGCATTGATTTAAGAAGGATTAATGCCTTTTTGTGTTGAATTTCTTATGGAACAGACGTGGCAGGGTAAACGGTTGAAGGATTTATTTTTACTTTACCGAATATATAATTTAAGGATCATATTAAGAAGGAGAATTAAAATGCTTAATCAATAAGCACGAATGTATTCTTTTATTGTGTAGTTAGAACGGAGGACATTATTGATACTTTTTAACCTGTTATTTGTCTTATTGACGATTTTAGTAGTAGGGTATGGCCTGTATTTTTTAGAATTTAAGAAAAATAAGAATAGAAACAGTTTTATTATCGGTTATCTATATTTGCTTTTTGGAGTAGTTGGATTAGTTGTAACTATAATGGTATTAATTTAATCTTTTTCCATTTCATTTGGCTATCTTCTTATAAAATATCGACATCTTTTAAAAGTGGGATATTCATTTTGTTGATTGATTCAAAGTAGATATTATATTCAACAAAAAGGTCAGTTTAATGGAAGAAGGAATGAGGATGAATATTGAAAAAGAAAATCATTGGGTTATTTATAGTAGAGGAAAATCTACATTTAAAGGAGCATTATTGAAATTAATGGTGATACGGTCATTGTTGATTGGGAAAGGGCAGAACCTTTGTGACCTTGCAGTAAATCGGGCCGCAACGTTCCAAGTTGGGGATGAAATAGAAGGTGGTTTTTACGGGGTAATTAAGGAATCGTATCCCTCTCAAATTAATACCCTTTTTGTTTAATTGGTTGAATAACTATTCATAGAAGGATAAATGTCCTTTCTATCGAAGTCCTGATGGAAGTAACAGGGAGTTTAGTTGAGGAAGGTATTGTAAGAATGCTTATAGTATTGAGTTTTTAAAAAAGAGAGTAGGTGTCTGTAATGCTTCAACAGATTAAAATAGCAAATTGGTTAGTAGAAGCTGATATCTCTAAGACACGTGAATTTTATAATAAAGGTATTAGTGTATGTGATTGTTTGGACTGTAAGAATTTTGTAGAGGCTTGTAAGCATTTAGATACTTCCGTAGCTATTTTTTTCAATAATTTAGGAATTAATCCTGCTATGCCAGCAAATCTTTCTATATTTCCAACCAAAGAGACTATGATAAAACAATACATCGGGAATTATCATTTTGTAGGCAAAGTGTTAAAAGGAGAATTTAATACATTTGAAAATGCTTTCGAAATCAAAAGTTTTATGTTTGACTTTTCGGACGACTTAGCATTTGTTCCAGAAGATTTTCCTGATCCTGTCCTTCAGTTAGATTTTGATGCTGAAATCCCTTGGGTTCTTGATGAGCATCCAGATGAAATTTAAATGGACGATGATTCTAATTCACCCAATAAGGTTAAAAGAATAAAAAAGAAAGTCCGTTTTTTTAGCTAATGTGAGCAAAAACAGAAGATAAAGGTTGTTAAATTAACGGTTTTTATGCTACAAACAGAGCGGCATTCCTGTAATAAAGAAGTAAGTTTACGAAGGAATGTACTTAAACTATTATGGGCTTTAGTTCAATAACAAGTATAGCCACTTCCTTTAAGGGAGTGGCTATTTTCATATCTATAAGAAGTATTAATCAATAGCAACAATCCTTACAAAAACAGTTATTCACTAAAAAGAGATGAGGTGACAATTTGGCTCCATAACAAACGCCCAATCCACTGATCCATGGAAAGGGCGCTCTATTTTACGGCTGATTGGGCGGTGAGAAATCCGTCGCTGGTACAGCGGGTGCTTTCTGTTGAGCTGGAACCTTTATGAGAATCACTGCCCCGATGACAAAGAGGATGATAAGGCTGAATACGCCCATATTTGATTGGCCAGTTATCTGTGTAGTCACCCCCATTAAGAAGGGACCTGTAATGGCGGCGAATTTACCAAAAATATTATAGAATCCGAAAAACTCATTGGAGGATTCCTTTGGTACAAGTTTCGCAAAATAGGAGCGGCTTAGCGCTTGTATCCCCCCTTGGGAGGAGCCGACTAGCATGGCTAAAATCCAGAAGTCGATAGCTGAATCCATAAAAAAAGCATAGATGCAGATGAGCGTATAGATGATGATGCCAAATAGGATCATATTCTTTTCATTGTACTTCCCTGCTAGTTTCCCATATAGGAGGGAAAAGGGGGCGGCCACTACTTGGGTAACAAATAAAACAATAAGCAGCGTAGTCGAGCTCAATCCCATATCCGTGCCGTAAGCCGTCGACATCGTGAGGATTGTATGGACGCCATCTATGTAGAAGAAGTAAGCCAGCAGGAAAAGGAATAAGCTTTTATAGGATTGTATGTTTTTGAATGTTTGGTACAACCGTTTGAAGCTCGCTCTAACTGGATTTGGAACTGGGCTGATATAGTATACCTGCTCGATATTCTTTAAAAAAGGGATGGTAAACAACCCCCACCATAAGGCCGTAATGAAGAAAGCGGCCTGCATTGCAACCGTCAATGAAAGGGGAATCAGCTCCATTTGAGCGGACATGATTAGGCCAATCCCTATCACAAAGGGAATGGTGCTTCCGATATATCCGGTCGCATATCCGTATGCCGATGTCTTGCTCATGCGCTCCTCTGTCGTGACATCCACGAGAAATGCATCATAAAAGATATTGGCTCCTGCAAAGCCAATGGACGTCAAGATAAAACAGGCGAGCAAGAAAAACCATTGTTCAAATGGAACGACTGCGAGAAGCATTGTGAAGAGGATACCTAATAGAAAGAAAAACGTAAAGAACCGTTTCTTGAAACCTTTAAAGTCAGCGATTGTTCCGAGCATGGGGGCTAAAATTGAAACAAGTAAGGTCGCTATTGAATTAGCATAGCCCCAATAAGCGGTTGAAGTTGAAGCGGCCAGACCAGCCTCGTTGGCTGAAGCCTTGAAATAGAGCGGGAAGATTGCCGTCACGACAACGATAGAGTAGGCAGAATTAGCCCAGTCATACATGGCCCAGCTCTTCTCCTGCTTGGTTAATTTCTTCATGGAATACACTCCCTCATTCAATGGTCAGAAACTCTTTAACTACATGTCCATCTGTTTTACCTAAATCTAAGCCAAGCAAGGCAGCTAATGTCGGACCGATATCGACTAAATCTATGTGAGAAACCGTTACATCTTTCTTGATTCCTTTTCCAGATGCCATGAAAATAGTATGATAATCAGCTTTATTAGGCGAATAACCATGAGTTGCTAATATATGCTTTTTTTGCTCATCATGCTCTTGAATTGGTTCAATAAAATCTTCTGAAACATCATCTAGAAAATAAAATCCCCGTCTGGCCTCGAGCATAAAGGAGCACTCTGGGTCAGCCCCCATCCTGGCGGCCTCGTTGCCGCTTAAAACATCTTCTATTCCGTTGGCTGGGTTTTGCTGCAGTGAATATAAAAAGGCTTTAACTTGGGTTTTTAAGGTTTTATCCTTTTTATCTTTTATATAAATATATGCCGAGCCATCACATGATTTGCAGTAAACCCGCCATTTCGAAATCTGGCTGCGATGATTGACAGAAAGCCAGCTGTTTTCTTTTAATAGGACGTTCATATGGATGGCTTTATTCTCGTCTAAAGCACTGTGGTCTCCGAGCACAATAATGGTCGTCTCATCATAAAGCTTCTTTCTCTTCAAAGCACCTAATATCGCTCCAAGCCGCTCATCAAGCCGCTTTATCGCAGCCGTCGCCTCTGGTGAGGAAAAGCCGTGATAGTGACGCATGGAGTCCAAATCCGTGAAATGAACCATCATCAAGTCTGGCTGGTATGCTTCGATTGTGTGGACCGAAGAGGCAAGAACAAAATCATCTAGCTCCGGCTGTTTTATCCCATTACGTAAATGTCCGAACCGTTTATTCAACTCCCATTGATAGGCGGGCGTGCCGCTGAACAAAGATACAAGCAGTTGAGTTTGCCACCAGCGATTCGGAAAGATCTCCGGCAGATTATAATTGATTTGGGCCCGCCCTGTAACAGGCCAAAGCAGGGCGGCTGTCTTCATCTTTGCTTTATTTGCCTCATCATAAAGGGTCGTGCCGCTGATTTTACTCCGGTACCAATTCCAGTCAGGAGAATGGCGTCCTGGCTGGATAAGCGTATTATGGATAATTCCGTGATTCTTCGGGTATCTGCCAGTCACTATGGTTGTGTGGCATGGATATGTAAGTGAGGGATAGATGGTCTTTACCCTTGGAGCTAATGATCCCTTTGAGAGCACCTCCCTAAAATGAGGAAGGTCACGAATAAGCGGATAGTCCAAGGCTGATAAACAATCAAAGGATATAA
This DNA window, taken from Pradoshia eiseniae, encodes the following:
- a CDS encoding MarR family winged helix-turn-helix transcriptional regulator, yielding MTNQEVILDQLEEWLVPVIRGLISELYELKDLGITGSQFHLLNTIHKEKVSNVKRLAEELDVKSSAITVMLERLVQSGLVSRVQDESDRRSVLVTLTDAGEEVLVKAKNYSRDILMNYARLLDEDEQVIIQRVIKKFADYQSVKKSHSSNN
- a CDS encoding YitT family protein encodes the protein MVKKHKKAPFWKLLLRFLFITIGAVLMAVSLEYFLVPNSVVDGGITGISIILSEVTKVQLGIFIFVINLPFLYLGYKQIGKTFALSTAYGIVILSLSTALFHHAEPFTDDRILAVLFGGLILGLGVGTVIRAGGSLDGTEIVAILFSKKMRLPVGQIIMFINFFIFIIAGFVYGWDSAMYSMFTYYIAAKVMDIVVEGLNESRSATIISKEYEEISQAIQDRLGRSTTFLYAKGGYLQEDTQMIYCVLTRLELTKLKDIVHDIDENAFIAIENVADVMGGNFEKKNIH
- a CDS encoding gamma-glutamyl-gamma-aminobutyrate hydrolase family protein, translated to MKDKPIIGLTSNLYEVEGIESTIIYLQYSEAVKKAGGIPIIFPLGDEDIAKVWISMVDGVLLTGGIDVHPKFYGEEPSENLGVTDERLDKSDLAVIKEARKQKKPLFGICRGSHLINVALGGTLHQHLDDEDPIRNLDHLTDVERPETVHEITVEKDTRFHEILKKDKAKVNSFHHQGVKKLGGGLRCAAKAEDGLIEAFEGKAEPIIGTQFHPEELSEHDFSMERLLKYFVSMCK
- a CDS encoding NUDIX hydrolase, which translates into the protein MKGRDTLYKYTLCFLKRKDEILMLNRDFAPVQGLWNGIGGKMKEGETPLDCIIREIDEETGISIKPEEVTFKGIITWETDLGYQDGLYVFLADIPSATHYETPQKTAEGILDWKKISWLLAPGQLGAGEMIPHYLLNVLNCREPLKHVCILQDKKLISYEFTHLS
- a CDS encoding acyl-CoA thioesterase, which produces MHNEAKKVKDSLTYLTDLILPADTNHYGTVFGGKVMAYVDKIAGIAAMRHCRKPVVTASGDSLDFHAPIKSGEAINLEAFVTWAHKTSMVVYVKVEGENLMTGERRLTSEAYLTMIAVDEAGRPSPVPAIIPETELEISLYKRAEERYFDRKKQTK
- a CDS encoding PTS lactose/cellobiose transporter subunit IIA — encoded protein: MQGGNELIQALYLCGEDCSSTAIEAFAAANAGEIELAHKKLKEADDSFNYGRAIQLSIIKNMDGRENREKVVAENYLLLAMNMNDMIREYVKRL
- a CDS encoding small, acid-soluble spore protein, alpha/beta type, translating into MARRTKIMIPESRQALDRLKAQIAHTDDPEKAKYEIAKEKNIPLAHGYNGKITAEDAGKIGGALGGGMVKELTRMAMEQLRINPPKN
- a CDS encoding exodeoxyribonuclease III — translated: MRLVSWNVNGLRACVGKGFLEVFQNLDADVFCVQETKLQEGQIALELEGYHQYWNYAVKKGYSGTAVFTKEKPKSVSYGIGKDEYDVEGRAITLEFESYYLVNVYTPNSQRDLARLGYRLVWEDLLKDYLLELGEKKPVILTGDLNVAHSEIDLKNAKSNRGNSGFTDEERQKMTELLESGFVDSFRHLHPELTDHYTWWSYMSRVRERNIGWRIDYFIVQSSIADKIKAASIHSEIMGSDHCPISVEIDL
- a CDS encoding DUF6442 family protein: MKNKKIKIYLALTVLAAIFVAIGKFVITGNTIPGLLIGIGAGLFGLSLAQIIVIAIAEKNPEYKRKASIEEKDERNIAINNNAKAKGFDAMGYILTILMLIFVFLNADLSIILLLVFAYLLVYGVFIFYLYKYSKEM
- a CDS encoding helix-turn-helix transcriptional regulator, yielding MKNRLAELRKKHGIKQEELADRLEVSRQTIGSLENGRYNPSIILAFKIARLFEVSIEDIFIYEESEENEK
- a CDS encoding MFS transporter; the encoded protein is MKKLTKQEKSWAMYDWANSAYSIVVVTAIFPLYFKASANEAGLAASTSTAYWGYANSIATLLVSILAPMLGTIADFKGFKKRFFTFFFLLGILFTMLLAVVPFEQWFFLLACFILTSIGFAGANIFYDAFLVDVTTEERMSKTSAYGYATGYIGSTIPFVIGIGLIMSAQMELIPLSLTVAMQAAFFITALWWGLFTIPFLKNIEQVYYISPVPNPVRASFKRLYQTFKNIQSYKSLFLFLLAYFFYIDGVHTILTMSTAYGTDMGLSSTTLLIVLFVTQVVAAPFSLLYGKLAGKYNEKNMILFGIIIYTLICIYAFFMDSAIDFWILAMLVGSSQGGIQALSRSYFAKLVPKESSNEFFGFYNIFGKFAAITGPFLMGVTTQITGQSNMGVFSLIILFVIGAVILIKVPAQQKAPAVPATDFSPPNQP
- a CDS encoding alkaline phosphatase family protein, which codes for MKRLTARMLVISFDCLSALDYPLIRDLPHFREVLSKGSLAPRVKTIYPSLTYPCHTTIVTGRYPKNHGIIHNTLIQPGRHSPDWNWYRSKISGTTLYDEANKAKMKTAALLWPVTGRAQINYNLPEIFPNRWWQTQLLVSLFSGTPAYQWELNKRFGHLRNGIKQPELDDFVLASSVHTIEAYQPDLMMVHFTDLDSMRHYHGFSSPEATAAIKRLDERLGAILGALKRKKLYDETTIIVLGDHSALDENKAIHMNVLLKENSWLSVNHRSQISKWRVYCKSCDGSAYIYIKDKKDKTLKTQVKAFLYSLQQNPANGIEDVLSGNEAARMGADPECSFMLEARRGFYFLDDVSEDFIEPIQEHDEQKKHILATHGYSPNKADYHTIFMASGKGIKKDVTVSHIDLVDIGPTLAALLGLDLGKTDGHVVKEFLTIE